A DNA window from Castanea sativa cultivar Marrone di Chiusa Pesio chromosome 7, ASM4071231v1 contains the following coding sequences:
- the LOC142643440 gene encoding DExH-box ATP-dependent RNA helicase DExH18, mitochondrial-like translates to MSLFRIYKPKTHPSSFTSTRLRVLLSNLSFYDPLISQHYRFCPTASDDPNPPFSTTSFTFFHLLAPCKFPSQPLKFKASATFYAKPFSSSSAPNGDDDDDHGVSSLTMVESESESECDFDADVGKTTVGLDDDDDDEGGCSTVGDSTMVELGNGINEEGIVVDSMVASDNNDDVGLESCEGHLNVALRNPVEVYRELRNAEKGAKQTRCDWEVMQQVFSYFGKSGWASNQALAIYIGMSFFPTAVQKFRNFFFKKCSADVFKYVVSLGPSDDAVKFLFPIFVEYCLEEFPDEIKRFRGMIESADLTKPHTWFPFARAMKRKIIYHCGPTNSGKTYNALQRFMEAKKGIYCSPLRLLAMEVFDKVNAHGVYCTLLTGQEKKYVPFSNHIACTVEMVSTDELYDVAVIDEIQVMADPCRGYAWTRALLGLKADEIHLCGDPSVLSIVRKICAETGDQLHEQHYDRFKPLVVEAKTLLGDLKNVRSGDCVVAFSRREIFEVKMAIEKHTNHRCCVIYGALPPETRRQQATLFNDQDNEFDVLVASDAVGMGLNLNIRRVIFYSLSKYNGDKIVPVPASQVKQIAGRAGRRGSRYPDGLTTTLHLEDLDYLIECLKQPFVEVRKVGLFPFFEQVELFAGQLPNVTFCHLLEKFGENCRLDGSYFLCRHDHIKKVANMLEKVQGLSLEDRFNFCFAPVNIRDPKAMYHLLRFASAYSQNVPVNIAMGMPKGSARNDSELLDLETKHQVLSMYMWLSNHFKEETFPYVKKAEAMATDIADLLGQSLTKANWKPESRQAGKPKHQRKEDGYERPRSLIKLYEKKRLEKPSQHKLLDKVVAL, encoded by the exons ATGTCCCTGTTTCGAATTTATAAACCTAAGACACACCCTTCTTCTTTTACTTCTACTAGGCTAAGGGTTCTGCTATCCAACCTTTCTTTTTATGACCCTTTGATTTCTCAGCATTACCGGTTTTGTCCTACTGCTTCAGATGACCCAAACCCTCCATTTTCCACTActtctttcactttctttcaCTTATTAGCTCCTTGTAAATTTCCCTCACAACCTCTCAAATTTAAGGCCTCTGCCACCTTCTATGCAAaacccttttcttcttcatcagcACCtaatggtgatgatgatgatgatcatgGTGTGTCTAGTTTGACAATGGTTGAATCTGAATCTGAATCTGAATGTGATTTCGATGCTGATGTTGGGAAAACAACCGTTGGtctagatgatgatgatgatgatgagggtGGTTGTAGCACTGTTGGTGATTCAACCATGGTTGAATTGGGAAATGGTATCAATGAAGAGGGTATTGTTGTTGATTCTATGGTGGCTAGtgataataatgatgatgtGGGTTTGGAGAGTTGTGAGGGTCATTTGAATGTTGCATTGCGGAATCCTGTTGAAGTGTATCGTGAGTTAAGAAATGCGGAGAAGGGTGCGAAGCAGACACGGTGTGATTGGGAGGTAATGCAACAAGTGTTTAGTTATTTTGGGAAATCGGGTTGGGCGTCTAATCAGGCTCTCGCAATTTACATTGGGATGTCATTCTTTCCTACTGCAGTGCAAAAGTTCCGGAACTTTTTCTTCAAGAAATGTTCTGCTGATGTTTTTAAGTATGTGGTGTCGCTTGGTCCATCCGATGATGCTGTCAAGTTCTTGTTTCCTATCTTCGTTGAGTATTGTTTAGAGGAGTTTCCTGATGAGATTAAGCGTTTTCGGGGTATGATTGAGTCGGCAGACCTTACCAAGCCCCACACTTGGTTTCCATTTGCACGGGCTATGAAGCGGAAGATAATATATCATTGTGGCCCAACCAATAGTGGTAAAACTTACAATGCTCTGCAACGGTTTATGGAGGCCAAGAAGGGTATCTATTGTAGTCCTCTCAGATTATTGGCTATGGAAGTCTTTGACAAGGTGAATGCACATGGGGTTTACTGTACTCTACTTACAggtcaagaaaagaaatatgTCCCTTTTTCAAACCATATTGCCTGTACTGTGGAAATGGTGTCGACGGATGAATTGTATGATGTGGCTGTTATTGATGAAATTCAGGTGATGGCAGACCCATGTAGGGGTTATGCTTGGACGCGGGCATTGCTTGGATTGAAGGCTGATGAGATACATTTATGTGGGGATCCGAGTGTTTTGAGTATTGTTCGAAAGATCTGTGCAGAAACTGGGGATCAGCTGCATGAACAACATTATGACAGGTTTAAGCCATTGGTGGTTGAAGCCAAGACCCTATTGGGAGATCTTAAAAATGTTCGTTCTGGGGACTGCGTGGTTGCTTTTTCGAGGAGAGAGATATTTGAGGTTAAAATGGCAATTGAGAAACACACCAATCACCGCTGTTGTGTAATTTATGGTGCTTTGCCACCAGAAACTCGTAGACAGCAAGCTACCTTATTCAATGATCAAGATAATGAATTTGATGTGCTTGTTGCTAGTGATGCTGTTGGAATGGGTTTGAATCTTAATATTAGAAGGGTTATTTTTTATAGTCTTTCGAAATACAATGGAGACAAGATTGTTCCAGTTCCAGCATCGCAGGTGAAACAAATTGCTGGAAGAGCTGGCCGAAGAGGAAGCCGCTATCCAGACGGACTCACAACAACCTTGCATTTAGAAGATTTAGACTACTTGATTGAGTGTTTGAAGCAACCTTTTGTAGAAGTAAGGAAAGTCGGTCTCTTCCCATTCTTTGAACAGGTTGAACTATTTGCTGGGCAACTGCCCAATGTTACATTCTGCCATCTACTTGAAAAATTTGGTGAAAATTGCCGTCTAGATGGGTCATACTTTCTGTGTCGACATGATCACATAAAGAAGGTTGCTAATATGTTGGAGAAGGTACAGGGGTTATCTCTTGAAGATCGTTTCAACTTTTGTTTTGCCCCAGTTAATATAAGAGACCCAAAAGCAATGTACCATCTCCTTAGGTTTGCTTCAGCATACAGTCAGAATGTACCTGTCAATATTGCAATGGGCATGCCAAAGGGTTCTGCTCGAAATGATTCAGAGCTCTTGGATCTTGAGACTAAGCATCAAGTGTTGTCTATGTATATGTGGTTATCAAACCACTTCAAGGAGGAAACTTTTCCATATGTGAAGAAGGCTGAGGCAATGGCAACGGACATTGCTGACTTGTTAGGTCAGTCTCTAACCAAAGCCAATTGGAAACCAGAATCAAGGCAGGCTGGGAAACCAAAGCATCAACGGAAGGAAGATGGTTATGAGAGGCCAAGATCACTTATCAAATTATATGAGAA GAAAAGGCTTGAAAAGCCTTCACAACATAAGCTTTTAGACAAGGTAGTTGCATTGTGA